Genomic segment of Candidatus Margulisiibacteriota bacterium:
ATTGACTTATGCGCTTTAACCATAAAATCCGACCAGCGTCCGCTGGATATTGCCATCGAATTGCGCAAAAAATTATACAGCGTGCAGAAGCGTCCGCTGGATTTATTGGCTTTTGAACAAACGCGTTTTGAAAAAGACGCGGAGCGCGCCACTTCTTTTGCCCATTTGATCAAAAACGAAGGAGTGGTTCTGTATGAGCAATCTGGATATTAGTGAGTGGATCCGTTTTGCCCAAACTGATTATGATACAGCCAAAAAAATGTATGATTTGTTTAAACCTATTCCGCGAGAGATCGCTTGTTTCCTTTGCCAGCAGAGTATTGAGAAAATATTAAAAGCCTATATTTTAGCGCGCGGCGGAACATTGATTAAAATGCATGATCTGTACGCTTTGTTAAAGCAATGCGCTGAACATAAAGAGGAATTTGAAAAATATCGAGACACTTGCGCGGAACTTACCACCTATGCGGTGTTTATCCGTTACCCGTCGTTTGACACGCTGACCGAACTTGATTTGCGGCAAGCGCTGTCCAACGCGCAAAAGGTTTTAAGTTTTACAAAAACACAATTAGGAGAGCTG
This window contains:
- a CDS encoding HEPN domain-containing protein, which produces MSNLDISEWIRFAQTDYDTAKKMYDLFKPIPREIACFLCQQSIEKILKAYILARGGTLIKMHDLYALLKQCAEHKEEFEKYRDTCAELTTYAVFIRYPSFDTLTELDLRQALSNAQKVLSFTKTQLGELGYT
- a CDS encoding nucleotidyltransferase domain-containing protein encodes the protein MPEQLKDELNAIVKIFSDSELVSKVFLFGSLARGEATPDSDIDLCALTIKSDQRPLDIAIELRKKLYSVQKRPLDLLAFEQTRFEKDAERATSFAHLIKNEGVVLYEQSGY